In Chryseobacterium lactis, a single genomic region encodes these proteins:
- a CDS encoding RNA polymerase sigma factor — MERELLLECQRNDRNAQRKVYEKMAGKLYSVCRRYLKNDEDIEEVLADTFYKIFTKINQLQTPETFEAWTRKIAVNECLQKIRTNKALFISLEENMVDSPDGSPENISFEKDILSLLKFLPEGCRAIFNLFAIEGYPHKEIAAMLSISEGTSKSQLNFARKKLQELLVNQNI, encoded by the coding sequence ATGGAACGAGAATTATTATTAGAATGTCAACGGAACGACCGCAACGCACAGCGGAAAGTTTACGAAAAAATGGCGGGCAAACTCTACTCCGTTTGTAGACGCTATTTAAAGAACGATGAAGATATAGAGGAGGTATTGGCCGATACCTTCTACAAAATTTTCACGAAGATCAACCAGCTTCAAACTCCTGAAACCTTTGAAGCCTGGACCAGGAAAATTGCAGTTAACGAATGCCTGCAGAAAATAAGAACCAACAAAGCCTTATTTATTTCCCTCGAAGAAAATATGGTGGATTCTCCGGATGGATCACCGGAAAATATTTCGTTTGAAAAAGATATTCTGAGCTTATTAAAGTTTCTCCCCGAAGGATGCAGGGCTATTTTCAATCTTTTTGCTATTGAAGGATATCCGCACAAGGAAATAGCTGCAATGCTTTCCATCAGCGAAGGAACATCAAAATCCCAGCTTAATTTTGCACGGAAAAAATTGCAGGAACTTTTAGTGAATCAAAACATTTAA
- a CDS encoding C1 family peptidase: MKNAKMASLLFVLSAGSMMFAQDDLINKLKNNHSQNANFQFTTLKDVGATSVKNQGSSGTCWSYSGNSFLESEMQRMGKKPVDLAEIFTARNSYHDKAKLYVLNNGAISWGDGGELHDVINMYKKYGAVPQDVYTGLKSGQTTNNFKEMQGKIKPVLDSLVQASSKGKLTDNWMDSVDTILDEYLGKVPSNFTYEGKNYTPKTFAKEVVGINADDYVELSSYKDYAYYQKFVVPIPDNWSHDSDWNVPMKDLTAIIDNAVTKGYSVGWATDVSEPYFSYKNGVAYVPDMELDQITSENKQTLFTEPKKDKTITEDMRQKALNNLSTTDDHGMHIVGLAKDQTGKEYYMVKNSWGVTNDFAGYLYVTRPYVEYKSTAILVHKNAIPKSILKQLKPTKNIGL; the protein is encoded by the coding sequence ATGAAAAATGCGAAAATGGCATCATTACTTTTTGTTTTGTCTGCAGGAAGTATGATGTTTGCCCAAGATGACTTAATCAACAAACTAAAAAACAATCACTCTCAAAATGCTAATTTCCAGTTCACAACGCTAAAAGACGTTGGAGCGACTTCAGTAAAGAACCAAGGTTCATCGGGAACTTGCTGGAGTTATTCTGGAAATTCATTCCTGGAATCTGAAATGCAGAGAATGGGCAAAAAGCCTGTCGATCTTGCTGAAATTTTCACGGCCAGAAATTCTTACCATGATAAAGCAAAATTATATGTTTTAAATAATGGAGCCATCAGCTGGGGTGACGGTGGAGAGCTTCACGATGTAATCAATATGTACAAAAAGTACGGAGCGGTTCCACAGGATGTGTATACAGGATTAAAATCCGGACAAACCACGAACAACTTCAAGGAAATGCAGGGGAAAATAAAACCGGTTCTTGATAGTCTTGTTCAGGCTTCATCTAAAGGAAAACTTACCGATAACTGGATGGATTCTGTAGATACAATTCTTGATGAATATTTAGGAAAAGTACCTTCTAATTTCACTTATGAAGGGAAAAATTATACTCCTAAAACATTTGCTAAAGAAGTAGTAGGAATTAATGCCGATGATTATGTAGAATTATCTTCTTACAAAGACTATGCTTATTATCAGAAATTTGTAGTTCCGATTCCTGATAACTGGAGCCATGATTCTGACTGGAATGTTCCGATGAAAGATCTTACTGCAATTATTGATAATGCGGTAACAAAAGGATATTCTGTAGGTTGGGCTACTGACGTTTCAGAACCTTATTTCTCTTACAAAAATGGGGTTGCTTATGTTCCTGATATGGAGCTTGATCAGATTACTTCTGAAAACAAGCAGACTTTATTTACAGAGCCTAAAAAAGATAAAACCATTACCGAGGATATGCGCCAGAAAGCGCTTAATAACCTTTCAACTACGGATGACCATGGAATGCATATCGTAGGTTTGGCTAAAGATCAAACGGGTAAGGAGTATTATATGGTAAAAAATTCATGGGGTGTAACCAATGACTTTGCAGGATACCTTTATGTAACAAGACCTTATGTTGAATATAAGTCTACTGCTATTTTGGTTCATAAAAATGCCATTCCAAAAAGCATTCTTAAACAATTGAAACCTACTAAAAATATTGGGTTGTAA
- a CDS encoding bacteriocin-like protein: MKNSRKLTKSDLKKINGGNAPDCPTGTTACYIPSKNGFPPRWTCVLNTQECP, from the coding sequence ATGAAAAATTCAAGAAAATTAACAAAGTCTGATTTAAAGAAAATTAACGGAGGTAATGCTCCCGACTGTCCTACAGGAACTACCGCATGCTATATTCCCAGCAAAAATGGCTTTCCACCTCGATGGACATGTGTTCTGAATACACAAGAATGCCCATAA
- a CDS encoding bacteriocin-like protein, with the protein MKNLKKLATSDLKKINGGNAPNCEGGYIACRNKAQNGSPAYWSCEPPETGCRF; encoded by the coding sequence ATGAAAAATCTAAAAAAACTCGCAACATCGGATCTAAAAAAAATTAATGGAGGAAATGCTCCGAATTGTGAAGGGGGATACATTGCATGTCGTAACAAAGCTCAGAACGGGTCTCCTGCTTACTGGTCTTGCGAGCCTCCTGAAACAGGATGTCGCTTCTAA
- a CDS encoding bacteriocin-like protein — protein sequence MKNLKKLTKSNLKKISGGDAPVCGDNEIPCHYFNESGSSSYWSCEPAVYSCRK from the coding sequence ATGAAAAATCTAAAAAAATTAACCAAATCCAATTTGAAAAAAATCAGCGGCGGAGATGCTCCAGTATGTGGAGATAACGAAATTCCGTGTCATTACTTTAATGAGTCCGGCAGTTCTTCCTACTGGAGTTGCGAACCAGCTGTTTATTCATGTAGAAAATAA